In Amaranthus tricolor cultivar Red isolate AtriRed21 chromosome 3, ASM2621246v1, whole genome shotgun sequence, a single window of DNA contains:
- the LOC130809269 gene encoding zinc finger protein ZAT10-like translates to MAVYALNSPTTPHSPFQFDYPSFDHWVKKKRTKRSRNDMSPPSATISTSTTTNHRLSEEEYLAFCLLMLAQGGGETATPPTLLPPNLNNTNTRLVFKCSVCGKGFGSYQALGGHKASHRKPTREDDHKPSSSGMITSTGKTHQCSICQKIFPTGQALGGHKRCHYEGTIGSAAATKSGSGTVSEGVGSTFSVSHGGGSSSQRDFDLNLPALPELQPVDFFKMRNQSQRFCGDEEVESPHPSKRSRLTLME, encoded by the coding sequence atggcgGTCTATGCTCTAAACTCCCCAACAACCCCTCATTCCCCATTCCAATTTGATTATCCTTCTTTCGATCATTGGGTCAAGAAAAAACGAACTAAACGCTCTCGTAACGATATGTCGCCGCCGTCCGCCACCATCTCCACCTCCACAACCACCAATCACCGCCTCTCCGAAGAAGAATATCTCGCTTTTTGCCTCCTTATGCTTGCCCAAGGTGGCGGCGAAACGGCTACTCCTCCCACTCTTCTTCCTCCAAACCTAAATAACACTAATACCCGACTTGTTTTCAAGTGTTCGGTTTGCGGTAAAGGGTTCGGATCCTACCAAGCTCTTGGCGGTCACAAAGCCAGTCACCGGAAACCTACCAGGGAAGATGATCACAAGCCTTCTTCCTCGGGTATGATCACTTCTACAGGAAAAACCCATCAGTGCTCGATTTGTCAGAAGATTTTTCCGACCGGTCAAGCTTTGGGCGGCCACAAACGGTGTCACTATGAAGGAACTATTGGTAGTGCTGCTGCAACAAAGAGTGGAAGTGGGACCGTTTCTGAAGGTGTGGGCTCCACTTTTAGTGTAAGCCATGGCGGTGGTTCTTCTTCACAAAGAGACTTTGACCTTAACCTACCCGCCTTACCTGAGCTCCAACCCGTTGACTTTTTCAAGATGAGGAATCAAAGTCAACGATTTTGTGGTGATGAAGAGGTTGAAAGTCCACATCCTTCCAAGAGATCTCGCCTCACATTAATGGAGTAA